A region from the Triticum aestivum cultivar Chinese Spring chromosome 3D, IWGSC CS RefSeq v2.1, whole genome shotgun sequence genome encodes:
- the LOC123078967 gene encoding glutamate synthase 1 [NADH], chloroplastic isoform X1 codes for MPTAQGIGLKHATPTGVGRRARRSHAASAHGRSARQAHGAMSLEGGGFLGGAHRIEERVAPCPPRAAARDAESIRPMSLLPESSIGLYNPAFERDSCGVGFVAELSGVDNRATVVDAIQMLERMAHRGACGCEKNTGDGAGILVALPHNFFREVTKDAGFELPPPGEYAVGMVFLPTDEKRRERSKTEFTKVAESLGHSILGWRQVPTDNSDLGQAALDTEPAIEQVFLTKSSKSKADFEQQLFILRRLSIVSIRAALNLKRGGERDFYMCSLSSRTIVYKGQLMPSQLQGYYYADIGHENFSSYMALVHSRFSTNTFPSWDRAQPMRVLGHNGEINTLKGNKNWMKAREGLLECEKLGLSQDEMSKILPIVDATSSDSGAFDGVLELLIRGGRSLPEAVMMMIPEAWQNDVNMEPDKKALYEFLSALMEPWDGPALISFTDGRYLGATLDRNGLRPGRFYVTHSGRVVMGSEVGVVDIPAQDVLRKGRLNPGMMLLVDFDNHTVVDDEALKAQYSKAHPYGEWLKRQKMYLKDIVESVPETDRVAPSISGSITQTNENKECVGINAIVTPLKAFGYTLEALEMLLLPMAKDGVEALGSMGNDAPLAVMSNREKLTFEYFKQMFAQVTNPPIDPIREKIVTSMECMIGPEGDLLEITEKQCNRLALKGPLVSMDEMESIKKMNYRGWRSKVLDITYLKNSARKGLEETLDRICAEAREAIREGYKILVLSDRGFSSDRVAVSSLLAVGAVHQHLVANLERTRVGLLVESAEPREVHHFCTLVGFGADAICPYLAIEAIWCLQTDGKIPPTDSKEELVEKYFYASIYGMMKVLAKMGISTLASYKGAQIFEALGLSSEVIHKCFEGTPSRIEGATFEMLARDALRLHELAFPSRTPPPGSADAKALPNPGDYHWRKNGEVHLNDPLAMAKLQEAAKVNSREAYKEYSKRIQELNKACNLRGMLKFIDSTSKISLDEVEPASEIVKRFCTGAMSYGSISLEAHTALAVAMNKLGGKSNTGEGGEQPSRMEPLPDGSMNPKRSAIKQVASGRFGVSSYYLTNADELQIKMAQGAKPGEGGELPGHKVIGDIAVTRHSTAGVGLISPPPHHDIYSIEDLAQLIHDLKNSNPQARISVKLVSEAGVGVVASGVVKGHADHVLISGHDGGTGASRWTGIKNAGLPWELGLAETHQTLVANGLRGRAVLQTDGQLKTGRDVAVACLLGAEEFGFSTAPLITLGCIMMRKCHTNTCPVGIATQDPVLREKFAGEPEHVINFFFMLAEELREIMAQLGLRTINEMVGRSDMLEVDPEVVKSNEKLENIDLSLILKPAAEIRPGAAQYCVEKQDHGLDMALDNKLIALSRPALEKEVRVFVETPIKNTNRAVGTTLSHEVTKRYHMKGLDPGTIHVKLTGSAGQSFGAFLCPGITLELEGDSNDYVGKGLSGGKIVVYPPRNSTFSAEDNIVIGNVALYGATKGEAYFNGMAAERFCVRNSGARTVVEGIGDHGCEYMTGGTVVILGKTGRNFAAGMSGGIAYVYDVDGTFSARCNNELVDLYHVEEEDDVTTLKMMIEQHRLHTESVLAKDILSKFDTLLPKFVKVYPRDYKRVLEEMKAEKAAARPTKEPKVANGVSVTTKKIQTEKSSSRPTRVANAKKYRGFVTYEREGVSYRDPNERVKDWNEVAIESVPGPLLNTQSARCMDCGTPFCHQESSGAGCPLGNKIPEFNELVHQNRWREALDRLLETNNFPEFTGRVCPAPCEGSCVLGIIENPVSIKSIECSIIDKGFEEGWMVPRPPLQRTGKKIAIVGSGPAGLAAADQLNKMGHFVTVFERSDRIGGLMMYGVPNMKTDKIGVVQRRVNLMAEEGVTFVVNANIGSDPLYSIERLRSENNAVILACGATKPRDLSIPGRQLAGVHFAMEFLHANTKSLLDSNLEDGRYISAKGKKVVVIGGGDTGTDCIGTSVRHGCSSIVNLELLTKPPSKRASDNPWPQWPRVFRVDYGHQEASTKFGNDPRTYEVLTKRFIGDEDGKLKALEVVRVKWEKVDGRFQFKEIEGSQIIEADLVLLAMGFLGPEENIADKLGLEKDNRSNFKAQFGHFGTSVDGVFAAGDCRRGQSLVVWAITEGREAAAAVDKYLSRDEQNVAGLT; via the exons ATGCCGACGGCGCAGGGGATTGGTTTGAAGCACGCGACGCCGACGGGCGTCGGCCGCAGGGCCCGGCGCAGCCACGCCGCGTCCGCGCATGGCCGCTCCGCGAGGCAGGCGCACGGTGCCATGTCTCTGGAGGGCGGCGGGTTCCTCGGCGGCGCGCACCGCATCGAGGAACGCGTcgcgccatgcccgcctcgggccgCGGCGCGTGACGCAGAGTCGATACGGCCCATGTCTCTGCTACCCGAGAGCAGCATTGGGCTCTACAACCCGGCGTTCGAGCGTGACTCGTGCGGCGTTGGTTTCGTCGCCGAGCTGTCGGGCGTTGACAACCGGGCGACC GTCGTCGATGCCATTCAGATGCTTGAAAGAATGGCACACCGAGGTGCCTGCGGCTGTGAGAAAAACACTGGTGATGGTGCCGGCATTCTCGTTGCTCTACCACACAACTTCTTCCGAGAG GTGACAAAGGATGCCGGTTTCGAGTTACCGCCACCAGGTGAGTATGCTGTTGGAATGGTCTTCCTGCCAACCGATGAGAAGCGCCGCGAGAGGAGCAAAACTGAGTTTACAAAG GTCGCTGAGTCGCTAGGACATTCGATACTTGGGTGGCGCCAGGTTCCCACTGACAATTCAGACTTGGGCCAAGCTGCGCTCGACACTGAACCAGCGATTGAACAGGTTTTCCTCACAAAGAGTTCAAAATCGAAGGCCGACTTCGAACAGCAG TTGTTTATCCTGAGGAGGCTCTCAATTGTATCTATCCGGGCCGCGCTGAATCTTAAGCGTGGAGGAGAGAGAGATTTCTACATGTGCTCTCTATCTTCAAG GACCATTGTCTACAAGGGCCAGCTTATGCCGTCTCAGCTTCAGGGGTACTACTATGCGGACATAGGTCATGAAAACTTCTCCAGTTATATGGCTCTG GTTCACTCAAGGTTCTCCACCAACACCTTCCCCAGCTGGGACCGTGCACAGCCAATGCGTGTCTTAGGCCACAATGGAGAGATCAATACTCTTAAAGGGAACAAAAACTG GATGAAAGCTCGTGAGGGTCTCTTGGAGTGTGAGAAGCTTGGCCTATCACAGGATGAAATGTCAAAAATTCTTCCAATAGTGGATGCCACTTCTTCAGATTCAG GTGCATTTGATGGTGTTCTCGAGCTCCTTATCCGTGGTGGAAGAAGCCTGCCAGAAGCTGTGATGATGATGATCCCTGAGGCGTGGCAGAATGATGTAAACATGGAACCTGATAAGAAAGCTCTGTACGAGTTCTTGTCAGCCCTTATGGAGCCTTGGGATGGACCTGCTCTCATATCTT TTACCGATGGCCGCTACCTTGGAGCTACCCTGGATCGCAATGGCCTTAGGCCTGGTCGATTTTATGTGACCCACAGTGGACGTGTGGTCATGGGTAGTGAAGTTGGTGTTGTGGATATTCCTGCCCAAGATGTGTTGAGAAAGGGTCGGCTTAACCCTGGAATGATGTTACTCGTTGACTTCGACAACCATACtgtagtagatgatgaagcactcaaggcacagtACTCTAAAGCTCACCCGTATGGAGAATGGCTCAAACGACAAAAGATGTACCTCAAAGACATTGTAGAATCTGTCCCAGAAACTGACAGAGTTGCTCCAAGCATTTCTGGTTCTATTACG CAAACAAATGAGAACAAGGAATGTGTAGGCATCAATGCAATTGTGACTCCACTAAAGGCGTTTGG GTACACATTGGAAGCCCTAGAAATGTTGCTGCTGCCAATGGCTAAAGATGGAGTGGAAGCTCTTGGATCAATGGGAAATGATGCACCCCTAGCAGTGATGTCAAACAGAGAGAAGCTGACTTTTGAGTACTTCAAGCAGATGTTTGCACAAGTAACAAACCCTCCAATCGATCCAATTAGGGAGAAGATTGTTACATCTATGGAATGTATGATTGGGCCAGAAGGAGATTTGCTGGAAATAACCGAAAAGCAATGCAACCGCCTTGCACTTAAAGGTCCTTTGGTGTCAATGGATGAAATGGAATCTATCAAGAAGATGAACTACCGTGGTTGGCGCAGCAAGGTGCTCGACATAACTTATCTGAAGAATTCTGCAAGGAAGGGCTTGGAAGAAACTTTGGATAGAATTTGTGCTGAAGCCCGGGAAGCTATACGTGAGGGATACAAAATTTTAGTTCTTTCAGACAGAG GATTTTCTTCAGACCGTGTTGCTGTCAGTTCCCTCTTAGCAGTTGGAGCAGTACATCAACACCTTGTTGCAAATCTTGAGAGGACACGCGTAGGATTATTGGTTGAGTCTGCTGAACCTCGTGAAGTGCACCATTTCTGTACACTCGTTGGATTTGGTGCAGATGCTATATGCCCTTATTTGGCCATTGAAGCAATTTGGTGCTTGCAGACTGATGGGAAGATTCCTCCTACCGACTCAAAGGAGGAACTTGTTGAAAAATATTTTTATGCTTCCATCTATGGAATGATGAAGGTTCTTGCAAAGATGGGAATATCCACCCTTGCATCTTACAAAGGGGCACAGATTTTTGAAGCTCTTGGACTTTCTTCTGAAGTGATTCACAAGTGTTTTGAAGGCACTCCTAGCAGAATTGAGGGTGCAACGTTCGAAATGCTTGCACGTGATGCTCTCCGTCTTCACGAGTTGGCATTCCCATCAAGAACACCTCCGCCTGGCAGTGCAGATGCAAAAGCCCTTCCCAATCCAGGGGATTACCACTGGAGGAAAAATGGTGAAGTCCACCTAAATGATCCTCTTGCAATGGCAAAATTACAAGAAGCAGCTAAAGTAAACAGCCGGGAAGCATACAAAGAATATTCTAAGCGAATTCAAGAGCTTAACAAGGCGTGCAATCTGCGTGGTATGCTGAAATTTATAGATAGCACTAGCAAGATTTCTTTGGATGAGGTTGAACCTGCAAGTGAGATAGTGAAACGCTTTTGTACTGGGGCAATGAGTTATGGATCTATTTCGTTGGAGGCACATACTGCCCTTGCTGTGGCCATGAACAAACTGGGAGGCAAATCTAACACAG GGGAGGGAGGGGAGCAGCCTTCTCGTATGGAGCCTCTTCCTGATGGTTCGATGAATCCAAAACGAAGTGCAATCAAGCAAGTTGCCAGTGGACGATTTGGAGTTTCCAGCTATTATCTGACTAATGCAGATGAGCTGCAGATAAAAATGGCTCAG GGTGCTAAGCCTGGTGAAGGTGGTGAGCTACCAGGTCACAAGGTTATCGGTGACATTGCAGTTACCAGACATTCTACAGCTGGTGTTGGGCTTATTAGTCCACCTCCTCACCATGATATATATTCTATCGAGGATCTTGCACAGCTTATCCATGACCTTAAG AATTCAAATCCTCAAGCTCGAATCAGCGTGAAGCTAGTGTCTGAGGCTGGTGTCGGAGTTGTAGCTAGCGGTGTTGTAAAAGGACACGCAGACCATGTTCTTATTTCTGGCCATGACGGTGGCACCGGTGCATCAAGATGGACAGGTATCAAGAATGCTGGACTTCCATGGGAACTAGGATTGGCCGAGACACATCAAACTTTAGTGGCAAATGGGCTTCGTGGTCGAGCTGTCCTACAAACAGATGGCCAGTTAAAAACTGGTAGAGATGTTGCTGTGGCGTGCTTACTTGGTGCAGAGGAATTTGGTTTCAGCACTGCTCCACTGATCACACTTGGCTGCATTATGATGCGGAAGTGCCATACCAATACTTGCCCTGTTGGTATAGCCACTCAAGATCCAGTGCTCCGAGAAAAATTTGCTGGAGAACCAGAGCATGTCATTAACTTTTTCTTCATGCTTGCTGAGGAGCTAAGAGAAATTATGGCTCAGCTTGGCCTCCGTACAATTAATGAAATGGTTGGACGCTCTGATATGCTTGAAGTTGATCCAGAAGTAGTTAAGAGCAATGAGAAACttgaaaatattgatctctcattgATCTTAAAACCAGCTGCAGAGATTCGTCCTGGGGCCGCTCAGTACTGTGTTGAAAAGCAAGACCATGGCCTTGACATGGCTTTGGATAACAAACTTATAGCTTTATCAAGGCCTGCACTTGAAAAGGAAGTTCGTGTTTTCGTTGAGACTCCAATCAAGAACACTAATCGGGCAGTAGGCACTACACTTAGCCATGAAGTCACAAAACGTTATCACATGAAGGGATTAGATCCTGGAACCATTCATGTGAAACTCACTGGAAGTGCTGGTCAGAGTTTTGGTGCTTTTCTCTGTCCTGGAATAACCCTTGAGCTTGAAGGAGACAGCAATGATTACGTTGGCAAAGGATTATCTGGTGGAAAGATTGTTGTGTACCCACCCAGGAACAGTACATTTAGTGCAGAAGACAATATTGTCATTGGTAATGTGGCCCTGTATGGTGCTACCAAGGGAGAAGCATACTTCAATGGAATGGCAGCAGAAAGGTTTTGTGTTCGTAATTCTGGTGCTCGAACAGTGGTTGAAGGAATTGGTGATCATGGATGCGAGTACATGACAGGGGGTACTGTAGTCATCCTTGGTAAAACAGGAAGAAATTTTGCTGCTGGGATGAGTGGAGGCATCGCTTATGTTTATGATGTTGATGGGACATTCAGTGCCCGCTGTAACAATGAGTTGGTTGATCTATATCAtgtggaggaagaggatgatgtaACCACTTTGAAAATGATGATAGAGCAACATCGACTTCACACAGAGAGCGTCCTGGCCAAAGACATACTCTCTAAATTCGACACTCTTCTTCCAAAATTTGTAAAAGTATATCCAAGGGATTATAAGAGGGTTCTAGAAGAAATGAAGGCAGAAAAAGCTGCAGCTAGGCCTACAAAGGAACCTAAGGTGGCAAATGGTGTTTCTGTGACAACTAAG AAAATacaaacagagaagtcatccagcCGACCAACACGTGTTGCCAACGCCAAAAAGTACCGGGGTTTTGTAACATATGAGCGAGAGGGTGTTTCTTACCGTGATCCAAATGAGCGTGTTAAAGATTGGAACGAGGTTGCCATTGAATCAGTTCCAGGGCCACTGTTAAACACACAGTCTGCTCGTTGTATGGATTGTGGCACTCCTTTCTGTCATCAG GAAAGCTCAGGTGCTGGCTGTCCTCTTGGAAATAAGATCCCAGAGTTCAATGAATTAGTTCACCAGAATAGATGGCGTGAAGCATTGGATCGCCTACTAGAGACAAACAACTTCCCTGAATTTACTGGACGTGTGTGCCCTGCTCCTTGTGAGGGGTCTTGTGTTCTTGGCATTATTGAGAACCCAGTATCAATCAAAAGCATAGAATGCTCGATTATAGACAAAGGTTTTGAGGAGGGATGGATGGTACCACGACCACCACTTCAAAGAACAGG AAAGAAAATCGCTATAGTTGGCAGTGGTCCTGCTGGTTTGGCTGCCGCTGATCAACTGAATAAAATGGGCCATTTTGTAACTGTATTTGAACGTTCGGATCGTATAGGAGGTCTTATGATGTATGGAGTACCAAACATGAAGACAGACAAGATTGGAGTTGTTCAGCGTCGTGTCAATTTAATGGCCGAAGAGGGTGTAACATTTGTGGTGAATGCTAATATAGGGAGTGATCCTTTATACTCAATTGAACGTCTCCGTTCTGAGAACAATGCAGTTATTTTGGCTTGTGGAGCTACAAAACCAAG GGACCTCAGTATTCCTGGCCGTCAGCTAGCTGGAGTTCATTTTGCCATGGAATTTCTCCACGCAAATACCAAAAGCTTGCTTGATAGCAACTTGGAGGATGGAAGATACATATCTGCCAAGGGTAAGAAGGTGGTGGTCATTGGTggtggagacacaggcacagattGCATCGGTACGTCTGTTAGGCATGGTTGCAGCAGCATTGTAAATCTGGAGCTTCTCACCAAGCCACCAAGCAAGAGAGCTTCTGACAACCCCTGGCCCCAG TGGCCTAGAGTCTTCCGAGTGGACTATGGGCACCAGGAAGCATCTACCAAGTTTGGAAATGATCCAAGAACTTACGAAGTCTTAACCAAGCGTTTCATTGGTGATGAAGATGGAAAATTGAAGGCCCTTGAGGTGGTGCGCGTGAAGTGGGAGAAAGTAGATGGAAGATTCCAGTTCAAGGAGATTGAAGGATCACAGATCATCGAGGCAgaccttgtcctccttgccatggGATTCCTGGGCCCTGAAGAG AACATCGCTGACAAACTGGGTTTAGAGAAAGACAACCGTTCCAACTTCAAAGCTCAATTCGGACACTTCGGGACCAGTGTGGATGGCGTTTTTGCCGCTGGGGATTGCAGGCGCGGGCAATCGCTGGTTGTTTGGGCCATCACCGAAGGGCGTGAAGCTGCTGCTGCAGTAGATAAGTACTTGTCAAGGGATGAACAAAATGTCGCAGGCCTTACATAG